A window of Polyodon spathula isolate WHYD16114869_AA chromosome 22, ASM1765450v1, whole genome shotgun sequence contains these coding sequences:
- the LOC121297510 gene encoding gamma-aminobutyric acid receptor subunit pi-like yields the protein MFVSLLTCVPLFLFLMHSTCMLSGAKHPDRNDFDLSPTIQKLMKGYNRYLRPNFNEGPIEIGMSLDIASIDAISEINMDYTATIFLRQRWTDERLLFEGNKSLSLDGRLVELLWVPDTFIVDSKKSFLHDITVENRLIRIFSNGTVLYALRITATIACNMDLTKYPMDRQECTMQLESWGYNLQDVVFYWTRGNDSVKGLDTLQLAQYSVESYYTSVSQAVYETGFYPKLVLHFALRRNILYFILETYVPSTLLVALSWVSFWISQSSVPARTCIGVTTVLTMTTLMMGARTSLPNANCFIKAIDVYLGICFSFIFGALLEYAIAHFCTVQHFTLQDVQQELRKDLEESKGTLPVISTSFAHPSKVVKRNNIQKDCVRMVTPGEVSSKAELGLGNEQFFVALKGKVQRTLAFFHVENPHNIDRYSRMFFPLAFMLINVFYWIYYLFL from the exons ATGTTTGTCTCCCTGCTGACCTGTGTCCCCCTCTTTCTCTTCCTGATGCACAG CACGTGCATGTTATCTGGAGCCAAGCATCCTGACAGGAATGACTTTGACCTCTCACCCACCATCCAGAAACTTATGAAAGGCTACAACCGTTACCTGAGGCCCAATTTCAATG AAGGTCCGATCGAGATCGGGATGAGTCTGGACATTGCGAGTATTGACGCCATCTCTGAAATCAACATG GACTACACAGCGACCATCTTCCTGAGGCAGCGGTGGACGGATGAGCGACTCCTCTTCGAGGGCAATAAGAGCCTGAGTCTGGACGGAAGGTTAGTGGAGCTCCTCTGGGTACCAGACACATTCATCGTTGACTCCAAGAAGTCATTCCTGCATGACATCACTGTGGAGAACCGCCTCATCCGAATCTTCAGCAATGGCACTGTGCTCTACGCACTCAG GATAACGGCTACAATCGCCTGTAACATGGACCTGACCAAATACCCCATGGATCGGCAAGAGTGCACCATGCAGTTGGAGAGCT GGGGCTATAATCTTCAGGATGTGGTTTTTTACTGGACGCGGGGGAACGATTCAGTGAAAGGTCTAGACACACTGCAGCTTGCACAGTACTCAGTGGAGAGCTACTACACCTCCGTATCACAAGCTGTGTATGAGACAG GTTTCTACCCCAAGCTGGTACTCCACTTTGCGCTGCGGCGTAACATCTTGTACTTCATCCTGGAGACGTATGTCCCGTCTACGCTGCTGGTGGCGCTGTCCTGGGTCTCCTTCTGGATCAGCCAGTCTTCTGTCCCAGCCCGCACCTGCATCG GGGTGACGACAGTCCTGACCATGACCACCCTGATGATGGGCGCTCGCACCTCCCTTCCCAATGCAAACTGCTTCATCAAGGCTATTGATGTGTACCTGGGGATCTGCTTCAGTTTCATATTTGGGGCTCTGTTGGAGTATGCCATTGCACACTTCTGCACTGTGCAGCACTTCACTCTCCAGGATGTGCAGCAG GAGCTTAGGAAAGATTTAGAGGAGTCAAAAGGGACGCTTCCAGTCATCAGCACCAGTTTCGCCCACCCCAGCAAGGTGGTGAAGCGAAACAACATCCAGAAGGACTGTGTGAGAATGGTGACTCCTGGGGAGGTGAGCTCAAAGGCGGAGCTGGGCCTGGGTAATGAGCAGTTCTTCGTGGCTCTCAAGGGGAAGGTTCAGCGAACCCTGGCTTTCTTCCATGTGGAAAACCCACACAACATTGACCGCTATTCCCGCATGTTCTTCCCCCTGGCATTCATGTTAATCAATGTTTTCTACTGGATCTATTACCTCTTCCTCTAA